The following are from one region of the Trichocoleus sp. genome:
- a CDS encoding translation initiation factor codes for MSASNRKATAQNRVVYSEFGNSDNSNAMERPIQELPANQQNLRVQATRKGRGGKTVTVITGFQVKPETLADLLKKLKAQCGAGGTIKDNEIEIQGDHAQKLVQLLVQMGYKAKVSGGK; via the coding sequence ATGTCTGCCTCAAATCGCAAAGCGACTGCTCAAAATCGCGTTGTTTATTCAGAATTTGGCAACTCTGACAACTCGAATGCAATGGAACGCCCGATTCAAGAACTGCCTGCCAATCAGCAAAACCTGCGCGTTCAGGCAACTCGGAAAGGACGCGGCGGCAAAACAGTCACAGTGATCACCGGATTTCAGGTCAAGCCAGAAACACTAGCCGACTTGTTGAAGAAGCTCAAGGCTCAGTGTGGGGCAGGCGGAACGATTAAAGATAATGAGATCGAGATTCAGGGCGATCATGCTCAAAAACTGGTTCAACTGCTGGTTCAAATGGGGTACAAAGCAAAGGTAAGCGGCGGCAAGTAG